One Isachenkonia alkalipeptolytica genomic window, ATACATGCTCTTCTAAGTGTTCCTCCAGTCCAAATTCCAACGCTTTTTCCCAGAATATTTCTGCTTTTTGAAAGAGGCTGTCTTTCTTATATAAGAATCCTAAATGATAGAAAGCTAGAGCATGTTCCGGTTCTAGATCTATAAGCTTTTCCAGCTGAAACCGTGCTTCTTCTTGAAAAATTCCTATCCTTTCCTGGGACGCCTTAAAGTCATGGGGGTTTTCTTCGTTTCGGAGATCCTCAGCGACAGTAAGCAGTGCTACAGCATAGTTAAACAAAGCTTTAGAGTCCTTAGAATTCACTGTTGTAGCGCCTTTCAAAAAAATCATTCCCTTGATTTTCTCTCCTTGATCAAAGGTTTTATTTCCAAGGATCAATAGTGCCTTTAAAATATCAGGGCTCAGACTTTCTAAAATGCGGATATACTCCTCCCGGTATTTAAAGTTCGGGTCTACTCCTAATAAGTAAGTGATTCCTTTCACTAGAATTTCCGTGGTAATTACAAATTCCTCATCATTTTTTTGCAATTTGCTGCTTAAATCTTCTAAAAGAACAGGTATCTCAACAGCTTCTTTATCGAAATCAATATTTTTATCCTTAAATAACTCTCGAATATCTAAGGATAAAAAAGTTAACTCCTTCGTTTGTTCTAATAAAAAATCCTTCATCGTCATTGCCATGTTCATCACCTCAAATTAAAAATTAACTACTTTTTGTTATGCACCTGTTATTATTTATCATTTAATAGTTTATGCACAATAATATCATCAACATACTGCCCGGTTTCCTCGGAAAAATGATGCATATGTACCGAACCGGAAATTGTAAAGCCACAGGACAACAAAGTGTTGAGTGAGGCTTTGTTGTTACTGTAAACATAGGTTCTAGCAATTTTTACACCTTTTTCAGCTAAGTCCTCCAGACCGTAATGGGTCAGTTCTTTTGCTATTTGTTTTCCACGGTAACTCTTAGCTACTGCTGCCGTCATAAAAGCGCTGTGGTTTTGATAAGAAGCCCCTCTTTTTCCCCTTAATATCCCTGCGATTTTTCCCTTCTCAGGATCTACAGCCACATAAAGGACTATATTCTCATCCTTCAGCTGCTGCTGCAGTTCCTCTACATCTTCGATGTGAGTAAAACCTACCTGGGCTCCTTCTTTCTTCAGCTCCTGAAACAAATCAAGCATTCCGGAGATGTCACTTGACCTTGCAACCCGATACTCTATCATCACAATCTCGCCCCCTATTTTAGTCATTCCATTTACTCCATTCTTACTACTGAAAGTTACATGTTCCTCATAAAAAGTCTTTTCCGTCTGCTACTGGTGTTTAATAGCTGATATAAGAAACCTCGATAAATCATCATATAAGAGAACCACAGCTGCCCCACCAAATAGAGGATAACTCCAAATGGACCCCGGCCAATGGTCTGTAGTGATATCACACTATCAAATACATTAATTAGTGCACTACCAGTGATAATAGTTAAAATTCCGATCAACAGGATATTAGGAAGATACCATTCGACCCAGTGTTCTTTAATAAATTCTATTGAATGTTTTATACTTTCCCAACCATTATACT contains:
- a CDS encoding GNAT family N-acetyltransferase; the encoded protein is MTKIGGEIVMIEYRVARSSDISGMLDLFQELKKEGAQVGFTHIEDVEELQQQLKDENIVLYVAVDPEKGKIAGILRGKRGASYQNHSAFMTAAVAKSYRGKQIAKELTHYGLEDLAEKGVKIARTYVYSNNKASLNTLLSCGFTISGSVHMHHFSEETGQYVDDIIVHKLLNDK
- a CDS encoding tetratricopeptide repeat protein, producing MAMTMKDFLLEQTKELTFLSLDIRELFKDKNIDFDKEAVEIPVLLEDLSSKLQKNDEEFVITTEILVKGITYLLGVDPNFKYREEYIRILESLSPDILKALLILGNKTFDQGEKIKGMIFLKGATTVNSKDSKALFNYAVALLTVAEDLRNEENPHDFKASQERIGIFQEEARFQLEKLIDLEPEHALAFYHLGFLYKKDSLFQKAEIFWEKALEFGLEEHLEEHVYTLLREIEDLVKYERGYQKVLQGDLASGLKELIELEERYPEWWNLQFFIGLAYRQQEQYSKAITYFQRVIELEERIPDPYVEIALSFAGLGKYHKAIEYFEKALEKDPNSGEILSNLAMVNLETGDLKNAEKYIEASLKVNPDDEITLACKEKLDLLKQNLGEK